The Stomoxys calcitrans chromosome 3, idStoCalc2.1, whole genome shotgun sequence genome includes a region encoding these proteins:
- the LOC106085047 gene encoding protein disulfide-isomerase A6 homolog — protein MIIKEFLYLFLSVVVPSVWGFYSPSDAVVELTPSNFDRLVVQDDAIWVVEFYANWCGHCQSLAPEYKKLAKALKGVVKVGAVDADEHKSLGGQYGVRGFPTIKIFGANKRSPTDYNGQRTAKAIAEAALAEAKKKVQAAFGGGSSGSSSSDDGGSGDVIVLTDDNFDKLVLQSEDDWLVEFYAPWCGHCKNLAPEWARAATELKGKVKLGALDATVHQSKAAEYNVRGYPTIKYFPAGKKSSSDAQEYDGGRTSSDIVTWSLDKHVANVPAPELVEIIDESSFDSACEGKPLCVISVLPHILDCDAKCRNKFLTTLRDLGEKFKQKSWGWAWSEAVAQPELESALEIGGFGYPAMAVVNFKKMKFSVLKGSFSKDGINEFLRDISFGRGQTAPVKGAKKPSINSVPAWDGKDGQLPAEEEIDLSDIDLDDLKDEL, from the exons ATGATAATAAAAG aatTTCTATACCTGTTTTTGTCGGTGGTTGTACCGTCGGTTTGGGGCTTTTACTCACCCAGTGATGCTGTTGTTGAGTTGACACCATCCAATTTCGACCGACTTGTGGTCCAAGATGATGCTATTTGGGTGGttgaattttatgcaaattggtGCGGTCACTGCCAAAGTCTCGCGCCCGAGTACAAGAAGTTAGCCAAGGCTTTGAAAGGTGTCGTTAAAGTAGGCGCCGTGGATGCTGATGAGCACAAATCTCTAGGTGGGCAATATGGAGTACGTGGTTTCCCCACCATTAAGATATTCGGTGCCAACAAGCGGTCGCCAACCGATTACAATGGCCAACGCACGGCAAAGGCGATTGCGGAGGCGGCTTTAGCTGAAGCCAAGAAAAAAGTTCAAGCTGCTTTTGGGGGCGGAAGCAGTGGCAGCTCTTCAAGTGACGATGGTGGCAGCGGTGACGTCATTGTATTGACAGACGATAACTTCGATAAATTGGTGCTGCAATCCGAAGACGATTGGTTGGTTGAATTCTATGCTCCATGGTGTGGTCATTGCAAAAACTTGGCTCCCGAATGGGCTAGAGCTGCTACCGAGTTGAAAGGCAAGGTTAAATTGGGTGCTTTGGATGCCACTGTCCATCAAAGCAAGGCCGCTGAATATAATGTACGCGGATATCCCACAATTAAATATTTCCCTGCTGGCAAGAAGAGTTCATCAGATGCCCAAGAATATGATGGCGGTCGTACTTCGTCCGACATTGTTACCTGGTCCTTGGATAAACACGTGGCTAATGTACCCGCTCCAGAGCTAGTAGAAATCATAGATGAATCCTCCTTCGATTCGGCGTGCGAGGGCAAACCATTGTGTGTCATCTCTGTTTTACCCCACATACTCGACTGTGATGCAAAATGTCGCAATAAATTCCTAACAACTCTTCGCGATTTGGGCGAGAAATTCAAACAAAAGTCATGGGGCTGGGCTTGGTCAGAGGCCGTCGCTCAACCTGAATTGGAATCCGCTTTGGAAATTGGTGGATTCGGTTATCCAGCCATGGCGGTTGTTAATTTCAAAAAGATGAAATTCTCCGTTTTGAAGGGCTCTTTCTCCAAGGATGGCATTAATGAGTTCCTGCGTGACATCTCTTTTGGTCGTGGCCAAACGGCACCCGTCAAAGGAGCAAAGAAACCATCCATCAATTCAGTGCCGGCATGGGACGGCAAAGATGGTCAATTGCCTGCCGAAGAAGAAATAGACCTTTCCGATATTGATTTGGATGACCTCAAGGATGAGCTGTAA
- the LOC106085048 gene encoding uncharacterized protein LOC106085048, which produces MMKKIVIFLVIVTLSFNYCCQAGNVGRSRSSSSNSQRRNHYGSQVPQSTQAPAITPKEYLDKKSGFSTFGIIAIIFVVIVSCLVFYYGIMCYPFLCRDEKKYRFMDVSSTITAATSRSIQSIENFPEDQKHGQHNDEHRFK; this is translated from the exons ATGATgaaaaaaattgtgatattTTTGGTGATAG TTACCTTGAGTTTTAATTACTGCTGCCAAGCGGGAAATGTGGGCCGAAGTCGCTCTAGTTCAAGTAACTCACAAAGACGAAATCACTATGGATCGCAGGTACCACAGTCAACCCAGGCCCCTGCTATTACACCCAAAGAGTATTTGGATAAAAAATCAGGCTTTTCTACCTTTGGTATAATCGCCATTATCTTTGTGGTAATTGTTAGTTGTCTGGTATTCTACTATGGCATAATGTGCTATCCCTTCTTATGCCGCGATGAAAAGAAATATCGATTCATGGATGTATCGTCGACCATAACAGCGGCAACTTCTCGCTCCATAcaatcaatagaaaattttccagAGGACCAGAAGCATGGACAGCATAATGATGAGCATAGATTTAAATAG